From the genome of Blautia pseudococcoides, one region includes:
- a CDS encoding ABC transporter ATP-binding protein, translating into MEVLKTEGLRKYYGSGENLVKALDGVDMWVKRGEFLAVVGTSGSGKSTLLHMLGGLDCPSGGKVYVDDKDISTLKEDALCIFRRRKIGFIFQSYNLVPVLNIYENIVLPVELDGNEVDKSYVNQVIEVLGLGSKLNSLPSQLSGGQQQRVAIARALAAKPAIILADEPTGNLDSRTSQDVLGLLKVTGEKFGQTIVMITHNEEIAQMADRIIRIEDGRIAKGGEADA; encoded by the coding sequence ATGGAAGTATTAAAAACAGAAGGGCTTAGAAAATATTACGGTTCAGGGGAGAATCTGGTGAAGGCCCTGGACGGTGTTGACATGTGGGTAAAGCGGGGGGAATTCCTGGCCGTTGTGGGGACCAGCGGAAGCGGAAAGTCAACATTGCTGCACATGCTGGGAGGGCTGGATTGTCCGTCAGGCGGGAAGGTGTATGTGGATGATAAGGATATTTCCACACTGAAGGAGGATGCGTTGTGTATCTTCCGGAGACGCAAGATCGGGTTTATTTTCCAGAGTTATAATCTGGTGCCGGTTCTGAATATATATGAGAATATTGTGCTGCCTGTGGAGCTGGACGGAAATGAGGTGGATAAAAGTTATGTTAATCAGGTTATTGAGGTGCTGGGCCTTGGGAGTAAGCTGAACAGCCTGCCCAGTCAGTTGTCCGGCGGACAGCAGCAGAGGGTGGCCATTGCCAGGGCGCTGGCCGCAAAGCCGGCAATTATTCTGGCTGACGAGCCTACGGGAAATCTGGACTCCCGCACCAGCCAGGATGTGTTGGGGCTGCTGAAGGTCACTGGGGAAAAATTCGGTCAGACGATCGTTATGATCACCCACAATGAGGAGATTGCCCAGATGGCGGACCGTATTATCCGGATCGAGGACGGAAGAATAGCAAAGGGCGGTGAGGCAGATGCGTAA
- a CDS encoding NCS2 family permease, which produces MSLEKLFHLKENHTDVKTEILAGVTTFMTMAYILAVNPNILSESGMDRGAVFTATALASFIATCLMAALSNYPFVLAPGMGLNAYFTYTVVMGMGFSWQMALSAVFVEGIIFIILSLTNVREAIFNAIPMNLKHAVSVGIGLFIAFIGLQNAKIVVDSSTLVTVFSFKSSIKNGTFQSEGITVLLALIGLLITAILLVKNIKGNILWGILGTWVLGIVCQLAGLYVPSPEAGFYSLLPDFSNGISIPSIAPTFMHMDFSKVFTMDFVIIMFAFLFVDMFDTLGTLIGVASKADMLDKDGKLPKIKGALLADAVGTAAGAALGTSTTTTFVESASGVAEGGRTGLTSLTAALLFGLSLFLSPIFLAIPSFATAPALIIVGFLMLTSITKIDFQDHTEAIPAFICIIAMPFMYSISEGISFGVISYVIINLVTGKAKQKKISLLMYILAVLFIFKYIMI; this is translated from the coding sequence ATGAGTTTAGAAAAATTATTTCATTTAAAAGAAAATCACACAGATGTGAAAACTGAGATTCTGGCGGGTGTCACCACATTTATGACCATGGCGTACATCCTTGCTGTAAATCCCAACATCCTTTCAGAATCCGGTATGGACCGGGGGGCGGTTTTTACCGCCACGGCTCTGGCGTCCTTTATTGCAACGTGTCTGATGGCTGCGCTGTCCAACTATCCCTTTGTACTGGCTCCCGGCATGGGGCTGAATGCGTACTTTACCTATACGGTTGTTATGGGCATGGGATTTTCCTGGCAGATGGCGCTGAGCGCAGTATTTGTGGAAGGTATTATTTTTATCATACTGTCACTGACCAATGTGCGGGAGGCCATCTTTAATGCCATACCCATGAACCTGAAACACGCGGTGTCCGTAGGAATCGGACTGTTCATTGCGTTCATCGGTCTTCAAAATGCCAAGATCGTTGTGGACTCCTCAACGCTTGTCACTGTGTTTTCCTTTAAGAGTTCCATCAAAAACGGCACCTTCCAGTCAGAGGGCATTACCGTGCTGCTTGCTCTTATCGGTCTTTTGATCACAGCGATCCTGCTTGTAAAGAACATAAAAGGAAATATCCTGTGGGGTATTCTTGGCACATGGGTGCTGGGAATCGTCTGCCAGCTTGCCGGGCTTTATGTACCCAGCCCCGAAGCCGGATTCTACAGCCTGCTGCCGGATTTCTCCAATGGGATATCTATTCCCAGCATTGCACCCACCTTCATGCATATGGATTTCTCAAAAGTATTTACTATGGATTTTGTAATCATTATGTTTGCGTTCCTGTTTGTAGATATGTTTGATACCCTTGGAACCCTCATCGGTGTGGCATCCAAAGCGGATATGCTGGATAAGGACGGCAAACTTCCAAAGATCAAGGGCGCCCTCTTAGCAGACGCGGTTGGTACTGCTGCCGGTGCAGCACTTGGTACCTCCACAACCACCACATTCGTGGAAAGCGCATCCGGCGTGGCAGAAGGCGGACGTACAGGGCTTACAAGCCTGACAGCAGCTCTTTTATTCGGGCTATCCCTGTTCCTGTCACCTATATTTTTGGCGATTCCATCCTTTGCAACCGCACCTGCGCTGATCATCGTTGGATTCCTGATGCTGACATCTATAACAAAAATTGATTTCCAGGATCATACGGAAGCCATCCCGGCATTTATCTGCATTATTGCAATGCCATTCATGTACAGCATTTCCGAGGGTATTTCCTTCGGAGTTATCTCCTACGTGATCATCAATCTGGTTACCGGAAAAGCAAAACAGAAAAAAATCAGTCTACTGATGTATATACTTGCCGTGCTGTTTATATTTAAATATATCATGATATAA